A stretch of the uncultured Desulfobacter sp. genome encodes the following:
- a CDS encoding exonuclease domain-containing protein, protein MPLNRKNKFLWFTGLLILFPSIFFLAILAVFWYRLAPTNQDLLFELLKENAVYFFISLLLFFEVAGYIIYSALNKCFIPLTKIPDEISVISTVNSSHRINIEGGKEILSIVNAINLFADHYENLQKNIQEEINRKRAELKIEKNMLASFFDELPQGIIACNTEGQINLFNKKAKILEAESHIIGIGRSIFNIIDKEIITNALYEINVKKPEKHVVASSSFITLSPSNVLIKADISPIADQRDNFAGFIVVFYNIGKDFELYTKIDNIFKGTANEILSYLDKIKHQSMVTPEIAAIEDNLKKSEKTYIEKIKERLPFLTVSDRDIITTVQKRAREKLNISLRPKFPAHINWIKIETYSFIFAFLSILTILRNKTLQTTFNCTLFKEAHFLAFFFHIPNAQKNWDVFKDENIFLMLKDFLNYHEAQISLSFNGKSDKGIKILIPLAEMKECEDVRNIVIARDAYDRPDFFDFDLFTKRQSDSQLNKMPLKDIVYTVFDTETTGLDTRNDEIISIGAVRIVNGRILPAEKFDQLVDPKMDIPLESEKIHGINGEMVKGEPDIKEVLPLFYKFCEDTVLVAHNAAFDMKMFSMKETETKIKFDGPVLDTLLLALIVYPMFEKHNMVAIAGFAGIDIVGRHTAIGDASATAQIFLKLIPLLAKKGIHTLNDAIEASKHTLYSKLKY, encoded by the coding sequence ATGCCGCTAAACAGAAAAAATAAATTTTTATGGTTTACAGGACTCTTGATTCTGTTTCCATCTATTTTCTTTTTAGCTATTTTGGCGGTTTTCTGGTATAGACTCGCCCCCACAAACCAAGATCTATTATTTGAACTTTTAAAGGAAAATGCTGTTTACTTTTTCATCAGCCTTCTTCTATTCTTTGAAGTCGCCGGATACATCATCTATTCCGCTTTGAATAAATGTTTTATTCCTTTGACCAAAATACCTGATGAAATTTCCGTGATTTCAACAGTAAATTCTTCCCACCGGATAAACATTGAAGGCGGAAAAGAAATTTTAAGTATCGTAAATGCCATCAACCTTTTTGCGGATCATTACGAAAATTTGCAGAAAAATATACAAGAAGAGATAAATCGAAAAAGGGCCGAGCTTAAAATCGAAAAAAATATGCTGGCATCATTTTTTGACGAACTCCCCCAAGGGATCATCGCATGCAACACAGAAGGCCAGATAAATCTATTCAACAAAAAAGCCAAAATCCTGGAGGCTGAAAGCCACATCATAGGAATCGGAAGATCTATTTTCAATATTATTGATAAAGAGATCATAACCAACGCGCTGTATGAAATAAACGTGAAAAAACCTGAAAAACATGTTGTGGCATCTTCTTCTTTCATCACTTTAAGCCCCAGCAATGTTCTGATAAAAGCGGACATCTCACCGATCGCGGATCAACGTGACAACTTTGCCGGATTTATAGTCGTTTTTTATAACATAGGAAAAGACTTTGAGCTTTACACAAAAATCGACAACATTTTTAAAGGCACCGCCAACGAGATCCTTTCCTATCTCGATAAGATAAAACATCAGAGCATGGTAACGCCGGAAATCGCTGCCATAGAAGACAATTTAAAAAAATCCGAAAAAACCTATATCGAAAAGATAAAAGAACGCCTGCCGTTTCTAACGGTTTCGGACAGAGACATCATAACGACCGTCCAGAAAAGAGCCCGAGAAAAGCTTAACATATCATTGAGACCTAAGTTTCCAGCTCACATAAACTGGATAAAAATTGAAACTTACTCTTTTATTTTTGCTTTTTTATCCATTTTGACCATTTTAAGAAATAAGACGCTTCAAACAACGTTTAACTGCACGCTTTTTAAAGAAGCGCATTTTCTGGCGTTTTTTTTCCATATTCCCAATGCTCAAAAAAATTGGGATGTTTTTAAAGATGAGAATATTTTTTTAATGCTGAAGGATTTTTTGAATTATCATGAGGCGCAAATCAGTTTAAGTTTTAATGGAAAAAGCGATAAAGGGATAAAAATTCTGATACCGCTTGCAGAGATGAAAGAGTGCGAGGATGTGCGCAACATAGTCATTGCGCGAGATGCGTATGATCGGCCGGATTTTTTCGATTTCGATCTTTTTACAAAGCGACAATCCGATTCCCAATTGAATAAGATGCCTTTAAAAGACATAGTTTATACGGTTTTCGATACGGAAACCACCGGCCTAGATACCAGAAATGACGAAATAATTTCCATCGGCGCGGTCAGAATCGTAAACGGCAGGATTTTACCTGCAGAAAAATTCGACCAGCTTGTAGACCCCAAAATGGATATTCCGCTGGAATCTGAAAAAATTCACGGCATAAATGGAGAGATGGTCAAGGGTGAACCGGATATAAAAGAAGTTCTGCCGCTCTTTTATAAATTTTGCGAAGATACTGTTTTGGTAGCGCATAACGCGGCATTTGATATGAAGATGTTTTCTATGAAAGAGACCGAAACCAAAATAAAATTTGATGGTCCGGTTTTAGACACCCTCCTGCTTGCCTTAATTGTTTATCCGATGTTCGAAAAACATAATATGGTGGCAATCGCCGGCTTTGCCGGAATCGATATTGTAGGGCGCCACACGGCGATAGGGGATGCCTCTGCAACGGCCCAGATTTTTCTTAAACTGATTCCGCTGCTTGCCAAAAAAGGGATTCATACTTTAAACGATGCAATCGAAGCGTCCAAACATACGTTATACTCAAAACTGAAATATTAG
- a CDS encoding NAD(+)/NADH kinase, which translates to MSKQRIGLVIKDEDHAQDKARELIRHIGDRCLVIDTQAPTPPPIPEDLICIVVLGGDGTFLSVARYIGDSDIPLMGIKFGEVGFLAETTEDHLCEVVDTVFKGDYYIQERSRLNIRVVRGGRCIVDEDVLNDAVINKAALSRLASCAVYLDDSYLTTYRADGLIVATPTGSTAYSLAAGGPVVYPEVPSIILTPICPFTLTNRPLLIPDHTQVEISLKGSPEDMILTLDGQEGFDMDTCDRIYIQKSNHSVKILSFEPHSYFKVLKTRLHWSGGRS; encoded by the coding sequence GTGAGTAAGCAGCGCATCGGACTTGTAATAAAAGATGAGGACCACGCCCAGGATAAAGCCCGGGAACTGATCCGGCATATCGGGGACAGATGTCTGGTCATTGATACCCAGGCCCCGACACCGCCCCCCATCCCCGAAGATCTGATCTGCATTGTTGTACTTGGCGGAGACGGTACCTTTTTAAGCGTGGCACGGTATATCGGTGATTCGGACATCCCTTTGATGGGCATCAAATTCGGCGAGGTGGGATTTCTTGCAGAAACGACGGAGGATCATCTTTGCGAGGTGGTTGATACGGTGTTTAAAGGGGATTATTATATCCAGGAGCGCAGTCGTCTCAACATCCGGGTGGTCCGGGGAGGTCGGTGCATCGTGGATGAGGATGTACTCAACGATGCTGTCATCAATAAGGCGGCGCTGTCAAGGCTTGCCTCATGCGCCGTGTATCTGGATGACTCCTATTTAACAACCTATCGGGCTGATGGCCTGATCGTGGCAACGCCCACGGGCTCTACGGCCTATTCCCTGGCCGCAGGCGGGCCCGTGGTTTATCCCGAAGTCCCCTCCATCATCCTGACCCCGATCTGCCCCTTCACCCTGACCAACCGGCCATTGCTCATTCCGGACCATACCCAGGTCGAGATCAGCCTGAAAGGCAGCCCCGAGGATATGATCCTGACCCTGGACGGCCAGGAGGGTTTTGATATGGATACCTGCGACAGGATATACATTCAAAAAAGCAATCATAGCGTGAAAATACTTTCCTTTGAACCTCACTCCTATTTCAAGGTGCTCAAGACTCGGCTGCACTGGAGCGGGGGCAGATCCTGA